AAGCTCGCCGTCCCCACCTGAATCGCCGTGGCACCGGCCAGCAGGAACTCGACGGCGTCCCGCCAGTTGGAGATGCCTCCGATGCCGATGATTGGAATCGAGACCGCGCTCGCCAGGTCGTAGACGATCCGGAGCGCGATCGGCCGGAGCGCCGGGCCACTGAACCCGCCGGTGCGATTCGCGAGCCGCTGCCGCTCGGTGTTGATGTCGATGGTCATGCCGCGGATCGTGTTGATGGCGGTGATGGCGTCGGCGCCTGCGTCTTCACAGGCCTTGGCGACCGCCGCGATGTCCCCCGCTTCGGGGCTCATCTTGACCCACACCGGCAGCTTCGTCGCCTTGCGCACGGCGCTCGTGACCTGAGCGGCCAGCCGAGGATCTTTGCCGAACTCGATGCCGCCGTGTGAGACGTTGGGACACGAGACGTTGAGCTCGAGCGCATGCACCCCCGACTCGGAGTCGAGGCGCTCGGTGATGGCCACGAAATCTTCGGTGGTGCTGGCGAAGATGTTGGCCACCACGGTGATCCCGCGGGCGCGCAGCGTGGGCAGTTTTTCCCGGCAGAACGCCTCGACCCCGACGTTGGCCAGACCGATGGCGTTCAACATGCTCGCGGGCGTCTCACAGATGCGCTCCGGTGCGTTGCCCGCGCGTGGGTGCAGACTGAGGCCCTTGGTGCAGATGCCGCCGAGCTCGGCGACGTCGAAGAAGTCGTCGTACTCGAGGCCGTAGCCGAAGGTTCCGGAGGCGGTGAGCACCGGGTTTCGCAGCTCGAGCCCTCCAACGTTGACCGCGAGCAAACTCATGCTTCCGGCCTCTCCGTGTCTTGTGAGCGGCGCGGTGCGTGATCCGCTCGACTCCAGTCGATGCGGCGCGCGTCGATGCACGGCCCCTGCATACACGCATACAAGTAACCGCCGTCAGCCGAGGGGATCGGGCATCCCAGGCACACGCCGTAACCGCAGGCCATCGGCGTCTCGACCGAGACCTCGCACGGCACGTCCCGGCGCGCGCAAATCGCCGCGACCGCCGCCATCATGCGATCGGGACCGCAGGTGAAGACCTCGGTGTCTTCCTTCAACAGCGCATCGAGCACGTCCGTCACTCGCCCCTTCGTTCCGCGCGAGCCGTCTTCGGTCGTCACGTGAACCTCGGAGACCTCCGCCAGATCGTCGTCGAGCGGCAGATCGTTCTTGGTGCGGGCGCCGTAGACGGCGATCGGGCTTTGGCCCGCGGCCTTTAGCGCGCGCGCGAGGTAGAGGAGCGGCGCCACGCCCACTCCGCCCGCGACCAGGATCTGCCGGCGATTTTCGGCGGCGGGTCGCCACGGCACACCGAGCGGGCCCAGCAGCGAAAACGGCTCACCGGGTTCGGCGCGGGCCATGCGCGTGGTGCCCTCACCCACGACCTTGATCAGAATCGACGGCGTCGGCCCGCCTGAGAGATAACTCATCGGTCGCGGCAAGAGCGGCGCGTCTCCCCACTCTTCGCCGCGCACCATCACGAACTGGCCCGGCAGCGCCTCGCCCTCGTGTCGCGCGTCGAACGTCAGCACGTGGTAGGCGTCCCCGACACTCTCGCGGCGCAGCAGCGGCGCCACGATTTGAGCACGACGAGGTAGGGTGGGTGATGCCATGTCTCAAGCCTCCTCGAGCTCGATCTCGTCGTGGCCCGACAAGAACAGCCCGGTGTCTGGATCAATGGCGAGCATCATCTCGATGGCGTCCTCGGAGTTGTCCGCGTAGTACCCGCGCCGGACCGCCGCCACGGTGAAACCGAGCTGGCGGTACAGCTGGATCGCCGCCTGGTTCGTGCGGCGCACCTCCAGTAGCACGAGACGCCGCCGATCGCGCGCGGCTTGTGTGAGGGCGTCGTCGAGGAGTGCGCGCGCCACGCCGCGACGGCGAAATCCGGGGTGTGTGGCCAGGTTGATCACGTGGAGCTCGTCGGCGACGGCCCAGCACGAGAGCACTCCCAGGGCCGCCTGCTCGTGGCCCTCGCGCGCCACGGTGAGGCGGCCGAAGCTGCGGGCCTCTTCCGCGGCAACGTCCAGGTTTTGACCGGCCTCGCGCGCGATCCAGTCGACCCGCTCACGGTCGCTCGCTCGCATCGGCTCGACGATCATCGTGCCCGGAGCTTTGCCTCGCCCGCGCCGGCTTTCAAGCTCAGCCGAGCGCCCACGCCCGGACGGCGAGCAGCGCTGCGTCCAAGGCCAAGAGCAGCGAGCCGTCGCCGCGCAGAATGGCGCCGCTGAAGGGGCCACTCTGCGACAAGAGCGTCGGCAGCGGGCGCAAGCTGCACTCCTCGACTTCGCCGACTGCGTCGATGCCGACGCTGACGGTCGGGATCCCCCGCAGCGAGAGCTCGAGGGACAGGCGCGGTGGATTGGGTGCTTCCTCGCCCAGGCAAGCCAGCAGGTGTACCGGCGGTTTTTTGGGATCGACCCGCGACAGCCGCCCGCTGAAATTGACGGGCAGCGCGACGTTCCACGCCCCGGCGTTGAGCCAGAGCACGTCCGTGGTCCAGCGTTCGATGGGGAGCTCCAGCGTGGCGCGGAGCCCGCTGCCGGGGATCCGTTCGAGGCGAATCGTTCCGCCCAGTCGTCGCACGGTGTTGAGCGCGAGGTCGAGACCCA
The genomic region above belongs to Myxococcales bacterium and contains:
- a CDS encoding dihydroorotate dehydrogenase, whose translation is MSLLAVNVGGLELRNPVLTASGTFGYGLEYDDFFDVAELGGICTKGLSLHPRAGNAPERICETPASMLNAIGLANVGVEAFCREKLPTLRARGITVVANIFASTTEDFVAITERLDSESGVHALELNVSCPNVSHGGIEFGKDPRLAAQVTSAVRKATKLPVWVKMSPEAGDIAAVAKACEDAGADAITAINTIRGMTIDINTERQRLANRTGGFSGPALRPIALRIVYDLASAVSIPIIGIGGISNWRDAVEFLLAGATAIQVGTASFADPCAAKKVLTGLEAHLRARGLTARELIGRARQ
- a CDS encoding dihydroorotate dehydrogenase electron transfer subunit gives rise to the protein MASPTLPRRAQIVAPLLRRESVGDAYHVLTFDARHEGEALPGQFVMVRGEEWGDAPLLPRPMSYLSGGPTPSILIKVVGEGTTRMARAEPGEPFSLLGPLGVPWRPAAENRRQILVAGGVGVAPLLYLARALKAAGQSPIAVYGARTKNDLPLDDDLAEVSEVHVTTEDGSRGTKGRVTDVLDALLKEDTEVFTCGPDRMMAAVAAICARRDVPCEVSVETPMACGYGVCLGCPIPSADGGYLYACMQGPCIDARRIDWSRADHAPRRSQDTERPEA
- a CDS encoding GNAT family N-acetyltransferase → MRASDRERVDWIAREAGQNLDVAAEEARSFGRLTVAREGHEQAALGVLSCWAVADELHVINLATHPGFRRRGVARALLDDALTQAARDRRRLVLLEVRRTNQAAIQLYRQLGFTVAAVRRGYYADNSEDAIEMMLAIDPDTGLFLSGHDEIELEEA